In a single window of the Diachasmimorpha longicaudata isolate KC_UGA_2023 chromosome 16, iyDiaLong2, whole genome shotgun sequence genome:
- the Para gene encoding sodium channel protein para isoform X2, with amino-acid sequence MSDDYSSLSEERSLFRPFTRESLAAIETRIAEELAKQKELEAKRAQGEGGYGRKKKKKETRYDDEDEDEGPQPDPMFEQGAPIPVRLHNEFPPELASTPLEDIDTFYHNQRTFVVISKGKDIFRFSATDALWFLDPFNPIRRVAIYILVHPLFSLFIITTILVNCILMIMPTTPTIESTEVLFTGIYTFESAVKVMARGFILQPFTYLRDAWNWLDFVVIALAYVTMGIDLGNLAALRTFRVLRALKTVAIVPGLKTIVGAVIESVKNLRDVIILTMFSLSVFALMGLQIYMGVLTQKCIKNFPEDGSWGNLTGENWERFNKNSTNWYVDDNGNMPLCGNSSGAGMCAPGYICLQGYGGNPNYGYTSFDTFGWALLSAFRLMTQDYWENLYQLVLRSAGPWHMLFFIVIIFLGSFYLVNLILAIVAMSYDELQKKAEEEEAAEEEAIREAEEAALARENKIAAQAAAREAAAAQAAADAIVKSPSDFSCHSYELFVGQEKGNDDNNKERMSIRSVESISEYRVRPINNNHSAAAKVRKVSAVSRALNGQFTCAYRENLRKASLSLPGSPFNLRRGSRGSHQFTIRNGRGRFVGSSGGDRKPLVLSTYLDAQEHLPYADDSNAVTPMSEENGTIVIPVHYPSLGSRHSSYTSHASRLSYTSHGDLLSGIANAGKQMTKESRLRSRSARQGNGHTPEPMQNQKLQHHHDVEMEDPLGKNKQQDNPFIESSQPHAVVDMKDVMVLNDIIEQAAGRQSRASEQGVSTYYFPTDDDEEGPTLKEKLISGFFQGIDMFCDWKCCGPWIKFQDFVAMIVFDPFVELFITLCIVVNTLFMALDHHNMDPEMERILKSGNYFFTATFGIEAAMKLIAMSPKFYFQEGWNIFDFIIVALSLLELGLEGVQGLSVLRSFRLLRVFKLAKSWPTLNLLISIMGRTVGALGNLTFVLCIIIFIFAVMGMQLFGKNYTDNVDRFPDGDLPRWNFTDFMHSFMIVFRVLCGEWIESMWDCMLVGDVSCIPFFLATVVIGNLVVLNLFLALLLSNFGSSNLSAPTADNDTNKITEAIDRIARFIAWVKRNVRNVFKMMRAKFTNQISDQAPGEGPSNSWKEVVLYYFSTMKNGNPDGLEIMCKCADGIDRDCSRDLADGELDGYRDKKSAKEFNNQLEVAIGDGMEFTIHDLRNKLRRDRLSINNTKAIENSINHRDYRLDHDYITHHDEDTISNKSYGSHENRFNSERSHKGSVDSLDGEEKKDASKEDLEGDDLEDDGENGEDEELEEEGDIVIQADEDIIEGDGDYPHDCCPDHCYKRFPFLAGDDDAPFWQGWANLRLKTFQLIENKYFETAVITMILLSSMALALEDVHLQARPILQDILYYMDRIFTVIFFLEMLIKWLALGFAKYFTNAWCWLDFIIVMVSLINFVASLCGAGGIQAFKTMRTLRALRPLRAMSRMQGMRVVVNALVQAIPSIFNVLLVCLIFWLIFAIMGVQLFAGKYYKCVDMNKTTLSHEIIPDRNACIAENYTWENSPMNFDHVGKAYLCLFQVATFKGWIQIMNDAIDSRDLGKQPIRETNIYMYLYFVFFIIFGSFFTLNLFIGVIIDNFNEQKKKAGGSLEMFMTEDQKKYYNAMKKMGSKKPLKAIPRPRWRPQAIVFEIVTDKKFDMIIMLFIGLNMLTMTLDHYQQTDTFSNVLDYLNMIFIVIFTSECLMKIFALRYHYFKEPWNLFDFVVVILSILGLVLSDIIEKYFVSPTLLRVVRVAKVGRVLRLVKGAKGIRTLLFALAMSLPALFNICLLLFLVMFIFAIFGMSFFMHVKDKSGLDDVYNFKTFGQSMILLFQMSTSAGWDGVLDGIINEEDCLQPNNEIGYPGNCGSSTIGIAYLLSYLVISFLIVINMYIAVILENYSQATEDVQEGLTDDDYDMYYEIWQQFDPDGTQYIRYDQLSDFLDVLEPPLQIHKPNKYKIVSMDIPICKGDLMFCVDILDALTKDFFARKGNPIEETGELAEVQTRPGEVGYEPVSSTLWRQREEYCARLIQNAWRKHKQNRLGGPSEESDDPDTDPRVRQTAVLVESDGFVTKNGHRVVIHSRSPSVTSRTADV; translated from the exons ATGTCCGACGATTATTCCTCCTTATCAGAAGAACGAAGTTTGTTCCGTCCGTTCACGCGGGAATCCCTGGCTGCTATCGAGACTCGCATTGCCGAAGAACTTGCCAAGCAGAAGGAGCTTGAAGCTAAAAGAGCACAAGGCGAG GGTGGTTATGGAcggaagaaaaagaaaaaagaa ACCCGTTATGACGACGAAGACGAGGATGAGGGTCCACAGCCAGATCCGATGTTTGAACAAGGGGCGCCAATTCCAGTCCGACTGCACAACGAATTTCCCCCTGAGCTGGCCTCCACGCCCCTTGAAGACATCGATACCTTTTATCATAATCAAAGG ACGTTCGTGGTCATCAGCAAGGGGAAGGACATATTCAGATTCTCGGCGACGGATGCGCTATGGTTCCTCGATCCATTCAATCCAATACGACGGGTGGCCATTTATATCCTGGTCCACCCGCTCTTTTCCCTATTCATCATCACCACTATTTTGGTTAACTGCATACTCATGATTATGCCAACCACGCCCACCATCGAGTCAACCGa AGTGTTATTTACGGGCATCTACACATTTGAGTCCGCCGTTAAGGTGATGGCGAGGGGTTTCATTCTGCAGCCTTTTACCTATCTTAGAGATGCATGGAATTGGCTCGACTTCGTAGTTATAGCTTTAGC TTATGTGACGATGGGCATAGATCTAGGCAACCTTGCCGCTCTCAGGACATTTCGAGTCCTCCGAGCCTTGAAGACTGTCGCTATTGTACCAG GTCTCAAAACCATTGTCGGCGCTGTGATAGAGTCAGTTAAAAATCTGCGCGATGTGATAATCTTAACAATGTTCTCCCTGTCCGTCTTTGCGTTGATGGGCCTCCAGATTTACATGGGGGTTTTGACGCAAAAGTGTATAAAGAATTTTCCGGAGGACGGATCCTGGGGCAATCTTACCGGTGAAAATTGGGAGagattcaacaaaaattcaa CAAATTGGTACGTCGATGACAATGGGAACATGCCGTTATGTGGAAATTCCTCCGGTGCAGG aaTGTGTGCACCCGGTTATATATGTTTGCAAGGATACGGTGGTAATCCAAACTACGGATACACGAGTTTCGATACATTTGGCTGGGCCCTCTTGTCTGCCTTTCGGTTGATGACTCAGGATTACTGGGAGAATCTCTATCAACTTGTATTGAGATCAGCTGGACCATGGCACATGCTGTTCTTCATTGTTATCATATTCCTTGGTTCATTCTATCTAGTGAATTTGATTCTCGCTATTGTCGCCATGTCGTACGATGAGTTGCAGAAAAAAGCAGAAGAGGAAGAGGCAGCTGAAGAAGAAGCCATAAGA GAAGCCGAGGAGGCGGCATTGGCACGAGAGAACAAGATAGCGGCGCAGGCTGCCGCAAGAGAAGCTGCAGCTGCTCAAGCTGCTGCTGATGCCATTGTCAAGTCACCATCGGACTTTTCGTGCCACAGTTACGAACTATTTGTTGGCCAGGAGAAGGGTAATGATGACAACAATAAGGAGAGAATGAGCATACGCTCGGTGGAATCAATAAGCGAATATCGAGTCAGGCCCATCAACAACAATCACAGCGCCGCAGCCAAAGTTCGTAAAGTCAGCGCT gtCTCTCGCGCCCTTAACGGCCAGTTTACATGTGCCTACCGGGAAAATCTGAGGAAG GCAAGCCTTAGCCTGCCAGGCTCACCATTCAATCTCCGAAGAGGTAGTCGTGGAAGCCATCAATTTACCATTCGCAATGGCCGGGGTAGATTCGTTGGTTCATCTGGTGGCGATAGAAAGCCACTTGTACTGTCTACATACCTAGATGCCCAAGAACACTTGCCTTATGCAGACGATTCAAATGCTGTCACACCAATGTCCGAGGAAAATGGAACGATCGTTATACCGGTCCATTATCCAAGTCTTGGATCACGTCATTCGTCCTATACGTCACATGCCTCAAGATTATCATATACGTCCCATGGCGATCTGTTGAGCGGTATCGCCAATGCTGGTAAacaaatgaccaaggagagCAGACTTCGGAGTAGATCTGCTAGACAGGGCAATGGTCACACACCCGAGCCAATGCAGAATCAGAAGCTACAGCATCATCAT GATGTGGAAATGGAAGATCCATTGGGTAAGAACAAACAGCAAGACAACCCATTTATCGAGTCTTCTCAGCCACACGCCGTTGTCGACATGAAAG ATGTTATGGTCCTGAATGATATTATTGAACAAGCCGCTGGGCGGCAGAGCAGAGCATCAGAACAAGGAG TTTCCACTTATTACTTTCCGACAGACGACGACGAAGAAGGTCCAACATTGAAGGAGAAATTGATATCAGGGTTTTTCCAAGGAATCGATATGTTTTGTGACTGGAAGTGCTGTGGGCCATGGATCAAATTTCAGGATTTTGTTGCAATGATTGTCTTCGATCCATTTGTAGAATTGTTCATTACACTGTGCATCGTAGTTAATACTCTGTTCATGGCACTTGATCACCATAATATGGATCCGGAGATGGAGAGAATACTTAAATCTGGAAATTAC ttttttaccGCAACATTTGGCATCGAAGCTGCCATGAAACTTATTGCTATGAgtccaaaattttatttccaagagggatggaatatttttgattttattatcGTTGCACTTTCGCTACTGGAGTTGGGCCTCGAGGGAGTTCAAGGACTTTCTGTACTGCGTTCATTCAGATTG TTGAGAGTGTTCAAATTAGCTAAATCATGGCCAACGCTAAATCTGTTGATATCAATCATGGGAAGAACTGTGGGTGCATTGGGTAACCTGACATTTGTGCTGTGCattattatattcatatttgcCGTTATGGGAATGCAATtgtttggtaaaaattatacGGACAATGTTGATCGATTTCCCGACGGAGATTTACCGAGATGGAATTTCACGGATTTCATGCACTCATTTATGATCGTATTTCGAGTGTTGTGCGGTGAGTGGATCGAGTCCATGTGGGATTGTATGCTGGTTGGTGATGTCTCCTGTATTCCGTTCTTTTTGGCTACTGTCGTCATCGGAAATTTGGTC GTCCTCAATCTCTTCTTGGCGTTGCTCTTGAGCAACTTCGGTTCATCGAATCTGTCAGCACCAACTGCCGACAATGACACGAATAAAATAACCGAGGCAATTGACAGGATAGCACGTTTTATAGCATGGGTCAAACGTAACGTACGGAATGTGTTCAAAATGATGCGGGCCAAATTCACCAATCAGATATCCGATCAGGCGCCAGGTGAGGGACCGTCCAACAGTTGGAAAGAAG TTGTCCTATATTATTTTTCGACCATGAAAAATGGTAACCCGGATGGGTTAGAGATCATGTGTAAATGCGCAGATGGAATTGATCGTGACTGCAGTCGGGATCTTGCTGATGGTGAACTGGATGGATACAGAGATAAGAAAAGTGCTAAAGAGTTCAATAATCAGCTGGAAGTTGCTATTGGCGATGGAATGGAATTTACGATACAcg AtctgagaaataaattaaGAAGGGACAGGCTGAGCATTAACAACACGAAAGCTATCGAGAACTCGATAAACCACCGGGATTACCGACTCGATCATGATTATATTACTCACCACGATGAGGATACGATCAG CAACAAATCATACGGCAGCCATGAAAATCGCTTCAACAGTGAGAGAAGTCACAAAGGAAGTGTGGATTCTCTGGACGGAGAGGAGAAGAAGGACGCCAGCAAGGAAGATCTCGAGGGTGATG ACCTAGAAGACGATGGTGAGAACGGCGAAGACGAAGAGCTGGAGGAGGAGGGTGACATCGTCATCCAGGCTGACGAAGACATAATCGAGGGCGATGGAGACTACCCCCACGATTGCTGTCCCGATCACTGCTACAAGAGGTTTCCATTCCTCGCTGGCGATGACGACGCACCCTTCTGGCAGGGCTGGGCCAATCTTCGTCTCAAAACATTTCAGCTCATTGAGAACAAGTACTTCGAAACAGCTGTTATCACAATGATTTTGCTTAGCAGTATGGCATTG GCTCTCGAGGATGTTCATCTGCAAGCAAGACCAATTCTTCAAGACATTCTGTACTACATGGACCGTATCTTCACTGTCATATTCTTCCTGGAGATGTTGATCAAGTGGTTGGCGCTTGGATTCGCCAAGTACTTCACAAACGCCTGGTGTTGGCTTGATTTCATCATCGTAATG GTGTCGCTCATTAACTTCGTAGCGTCGCTATGTGGCGCGGGCGGAATTCAAGCCTTCAAAACAATGAGGACCCTAAGGGCCCTAAGGCCACTCAGGGCGATGTCTAGAATGCAGGGGATGCGG GTGGTGGTGAACGCCCTGGTCCAGGCTATCCCGTCCATCTTCAACGTACTCCTTGTCTGCCTGATATTCTGGCTGATTTTTGCCATCATGGGAGTACAGCTGTTTGCTGGAAAGTATTACAAG TGTGTCGACATGAATAAAACAACTCTCAGTCATGAAATCATTCCCGATCGTAACGCATGTATCGCCGAGAACTACACCTGGGAAAATTCACCAATGAATTTCGATCATGTTGGGAAAGCTTACTTGTGTCTATTTCAAGTCGCTACCTTCAAAGGGTGGATTCAAATAATGAATGATGCTATTGACTCCCGAGAC CTTGGAAAACAACCGATCCGCGAGACAAACATTTACATGTATCTCTACTTTGTATTCTTCATTATATTCGGATCATTTTTTACCCTGAATCTGTTTATCGGAGTCATCATTGATAACTTCAATGAGCAAAAGAAAAAAGCCGGTGGTTCCCTAGAAATGTTCATGACTGAGGATCAGAAGAAGTACTACAATgctatgaaaaaaatgggaagtAAAAAACCTCTCAAGGCTATACCACGGCCAAGG tggCGACCTCAAGCGATAGTGTTTGAAATAGTGACGGACAAAAAGTTCGATATGATAATCATGTTGTTCATTGGTCTCAACATGCTGACCATGACACTAGATCACTATCAACAGACAGATACATTCAGCAATGTGCTTGATTACTTGAACATGATATTCATTGTGATATTCACCAGCGAGTGTTTGATGAAGATATTTGCTCTACGCTATCACTACTTCAAGGAGCCCTGGAATCTCTTTGATTTTGTTGTtgttatattatcaatattag GATTGGTGCTGAGTGACATTATTGAAAAGTACTTTGTATCACCGACACTCCTCCGAGTGGTGAGAGTGGCCAAAGTGGGTCGTGTACTACGTCTTGTCAAGGGTGCTAAGGGCATAAGGACACTACTGTTTGCCCTTGCCATGTCTCTGCCAGCTCTATTCAACATTTGCCTCCTGCTTTTCCTTGTTATGTTTATCTTTGCCATATTTGGAATGTCATTCTTCATGCACGTTAAGGATAAAAGTGGTCTTGATGACGTGTATAATTTCAAAACTTTTGGACAGTCGATGATACTGCTGTTTCAA ATGTCGACATCGGCCGGTTGGGATGGCGTGCTAGACGGTATAATAAACGAAGAGGATTGCCTACAGCCGAATAATGAAATTGGCTATCCTGGCAATTGTGGCTCCTCAACAATTGGAATTGCATACCTGCTATCGTATCTCGTCATCAGCTTCCTAATCGTCATCAACATGTATATCGCAGTGATATTAGAGAATTACTCACAAGCGACCGAAGATGTTCAGGAGGGATTGACCGATGATGACTACGATATGTACTATGAAATATGGCAGCAATTCGATCCAGATGGTACACAGTACATTAGATACGACCAGCTCTCCGATTTCTTGGATGTACTTGAGCCACCCTTGCAAATACACAAACCGAACAAGTACAAGATCGTGTCGATGGATATCCCCATATGTAAGGGAGATCTTATGTTTTGCGTGGATATCCTCGATGCCCTCACCAAAGACTTTTTCGCTAGAAAGGGTAATCCTATTGAGGAAACTGGAGAGTTGGCCGAAGTACAGACACGACCTGGTGAAGTTGGTTATGAGCCAGTATCATCGACACTatggagacagagggaggaaTATTGTGCAAGATTAATTCAAAATGCCTGGCGTAAGCACAAGCAAAATCGTCTTGGTGGACCAAGTGAGGAGAGCGATGATCCTGATACTGATCCAAGGGTCAGGCAAACAGCTGTACTCGTTGAGAGTGATGGTTTTGTTACTAAAAATGGACATCGTGTTGTTATACACAGCCGTTCACCAAGTGTAACATCACGCACTGCGGACGTCTGA